Proteins co-encoded in one Candidatus Methylomirabilis sp. genomic window:
- a CDS encoding cytochrome b N-terminal domain-containing protein, with amino-acid sequence MPNLSELKKKIVESQLWRSMFRHDYLDTPRNRVLQIMANVWLHLHPPKIRRHAIKLRFTWCMGGITFLMFLVTVVTGVILMFYYRPVAEYAYADMKYLQYDVPFGMIMRNMHRWAAHGMVITVWLHMFRVFMTGSYKAPREFNWVVGVILLTITLLLSFTGYLLPWDQLSIWAVTVGTNMARATPLLGSEGPFGEVVGVTPRYDARAFLLGGTLVGPPALLRFYVLHCIFLPILISLLMIVHFWRIRKDGGISGPL; translated from the coding sequence ATGCCCAACCTGAGCGAGTTAAAGAAAAAGATCGTCGAGTCCCAGCTATGGCGCTCGATGTTTCGCCATGATTATCTGGATACCCCGCGCAACCGGGTGCTGCAGATTATGGCGAATGTCTGGCTCCACCTGCACCCTCCCAAGATTCGACGTCACGCTATCAAGCTTCGCTTTACCTGGTGCATGGGCGGCATCACCTTCCTGATGTTTCTCGTGACGGTAGTGACCGGTGTTATCCTGATGTTCTACTATCGTCCGGTGGCCGAGTACGCCTATGCCGACATGAAATACCTGCAGTACGATGTCCCGTTTGGTATGATCATGCGCAACATGCATCGGTGGGCGGCCCATGGCATGGTTATCACGGTCTGGCTGCACATGTTCCGCGTCTTCATGACCGGTTCGTACAAAGCACCGAGGGAGTTCAACTGGGTCGTCGGGGTCATACTGCTGACCATCACGCTGCTGCTGAGCTTTACCGGCTACCTCCTGCCATGGGACCAGCTTTCGATCTGGGCTGTAACGGTTGGGACCAATATGGCCCGCGCCACCCCACTTCTTGGGAGTGAGGGCCCATTTGGTGAAGTGGTCGGCGTCACTCCGCGATATGACGCCAGGGCCTTCTTGCTCGGGGGCACCCTCGTTGGACCTCCTGCGCTCCTCAGGTTCTACGTGCTGCATTGTATCTTCTTACCGATCCTGATCAGCCTCCTCATGATCGTACATTTCTGGAGGATTAGGAAAGACGGAGGGATCTCGGGCCCTCTGTAG
- a CDS encoding cytochrome C: MVEAKENPEAKPAVQSEGASQPAVPDRVHVWPYLVRNEFICAIIVMVILTVWSIMIDAPLEESANPTQTPNPSKAPWYFLGLQEMLVYFDPWFAGVVLPSLIIVGLMVIPYIDINPKGNGYYTFRERPFAIATFLFGFFFLWVSLIITGVFFRGPGWNLFWPWETWDPHLVVALTNVDLPAWGPFKWMGNPKVFGVEVIGFALIVLYFSTAVVFYYLRRDMSDAIRQLGPVRYGIVAFLFLTMMSLPIKAFLRLAFNIKYVWMTPWFNI; this comes from the coding sequence ATGGTTGAAGCAAAAGAGAACCCGGAAGCGAAACCGGCCGTACAATCTGAGGGGGCGAGTCAACCCGCAGTGCCCGATAGAGTCCATGTCTGGCCCTACCTTGTCCGCAACGAGTTCATCTGCGCGATCATTGTAATGGTGATTCTGACCGTCTGGTCGATCATGATCGATGCCCCTCTGGAGGAGTCTGCTAATCCCACCCAGACCCCCAATCCAAGCAAGGCTCCATGGTATTTCCTGGGGCTTCAGGAAATGCTGGTCTACTTCGATCCTTGGTTTGCCGGCGTCGTCCTGCCCAGCTTGATCATTGTTGGACTGATGGTCATCCCGTACATCGATATTAACCCCAAGGGTAACGGGTATTACACCTTCAGAGAACGGCCGTTCGCTATTGCGACGTTTCTCTTTGGCTTTTTCTTCCTGTGGGTCTCGCTGATCATCACGGGTGTCTTCTTCAGGGGCCCCGGGTGGAATCTATTCTGGCCGTGGGAGACCTGGGATCCCCACTTGGTCGTTGCGCTCACAAATGTCGATCTTCCCGCCTGGGGTCCGTTCAAGTGGATGGGCAACCCCAAGGTCTTTGGGGTTGAGGTGATCGGGTTTGCGTTGATCGTTCTCTACTTCAGCACGGCGGTCGTGTTTTACTACTTAAGACGGGATATGAGCGACGCTATCCGTCAATTGGGCCCCGTGCGCTACGGAATCGTTGCGTTCCTTTTCCTGACGATGATGAGCCTTCCGATCAAGGCGTTCCTCCGTCTGGCATTCAATATCAAGTATGTCTGGATGACGCCCTGGTTCAATATTTAA
- a CDS encoding ubiquinol-cytochrome c reductase iron-sulfur subunit, producing the protein MADQSTTGGDREDQLIVTPEESNATLWSRRDFCSLAGWCGIAASLGVGGVAFGRFMFPRVLFEPVAVFKAGLPEEYPVGTVSERWKQEERVWIVHEPDGFYALLAICTHLGCTPNWLNAESKFKCPCHGSGFRKTGINFEGPAPRPLERVKITLGDDGQLVIDKSVQFRFERGDWTKPGAFLKLKV; encoded by the coding sequence TTGGCCGATCAGAGTACCACCGGAGGGGATCGAGAAGATCAGTTGATCGTGACGCCGGAGGAGAGCAATGCGACCCTCTGGTCACGGCGGGATTTCTGTTCTCTCGCAGGGTGGTGTGGGATAGCGGCTTCGCTCGGTGTCGGCGGTGTGGCGTTCGGGCGCTTTATGTTCCCCAGAGTGCTCTTCGAGCCGGTAGCGGTCTTCAAGGCCGGCCTGCCGGAGGAGTACCCGGTCGGAACCGTGAGCGAACGGTGGAAGCAGGAAGAGCGCGTCTGGATCGTCCATGAGCCTGACGGATTTTATGCGCTTCTTGCGATCTGCACGCATCTTGGCTGTACCCCAAACTGGTTAAATGCGGAGAGCAAGTTCAAATGCCCCTGCCACGGCAGCGGTTTCCGCAAGACCGGAATCAACTTTGAGGGTCCCGCCCCTCGGCCGCTTGAGCGCGTCAAGATCACTCTGGGTGACGACGGGCAGCTTGTGATCGATAAGAGCGTACAGTTCCGCTTCGAGAGAGGCGACTGGACGAAGCCTGGGGCGTTTCTCAAGCTTAAGGTCTAG
- a CDS encoding c-type cytochrome translates to MQSWRGWRTSKLAEQRSLRVVFFISSLLFVLVTGWAVWNEAKTRRPWKAYQQEFNRLEHDRVVRELAVERSRFDAPEVRTTLAKLQKDLKAAQARLAGPESAKAQQLLAQREAEYAEINMKAQFIKSELDEALYWVEHAIQSKQDSTKPRAKAAAIEKQLQGLTAQVNMANTRMEEAREAVKRFQADVDAIQARIDELSAPVMTLERRLESIRARPLEVKQIVVEGLATNEFKEPILTVDRCTTCHLAIDRPGFEQARQPFRTHPYREVLFGQHLITRFGCTSCHQGQGPTLDVEAAHGEVLHWARPLLRGDFVQTSCRKCHAEKKEFALAPIYSRGRQMVEELGCFGCHMMAGFEKVQKVGPDLTRIANKVDPSWLVRWINKPRGYLPKTKMPNFGLSDEDALSIAAYLLNTSQPIPELHGEFKAPASVERGREIVSTVGCLGCHRVPGLEAKIPPAGASPAVPSVHTLAVPPDSEKEAPGGAAKTASEPKPMKAWLVAPPPSPENQDFAPDLSKIASKVNADWLFAWVKNPKQFRPTTRMPNLRLSDDDARAVTAFLMTLGQKQRVGGLEQEVRKAERIAAGERLIRKRGCFGCHDIKGFETSEKIAPDLSNFSQKRLQELFFGEAVQVKQTWQDYTFWKLKNPRIYATERVEQLMPNFGFTDEEAKTLRVFLKSLSTERVQPQFQRSPSDEELAIQNGRTLVKRYNCNGCHVIEGQGGAIAPFYANETRIPPPLEVGMMHEGEKVQATWLYQFLGRPVPLRPWLDVRMPTFGLSIEEATTLTKYFAVMGKQQVPYEYVSVGEPAPELMKAGRLLMSKDYFDCFTCHQQGEKKPEGPSEGWAPDLSLAKRRLRPIWIGKWLKDPQKIQPGTKMPSYYPDGPDDILGGKEDRQIQAITEYLMHLGEN, encoded by the coding sequence GTGCAGTCGTGGAGAGGGTGGCGCACGAGTAAGCTGGCAGAGCAGCGATCCTTACGGGTCGTGTTCTTTATTTCGAGTCTGCTCTTTGTCCTGGTTACCGGCTGGGCAGTATGGAACGAAGCGAAGACCAGGCGCCCGTGGAAAGCATACCAGCAAGAGTTCAACCGGCTGGAACATGATCGGGTCGTTCGTGAACTCGCTGTGGAACGATCGAGGTTTGATGCGCCGGAAGTTCGGACTACCCTCGCCAAGTTGCAGAAGGACCTGAAGGCGGCGCAGGCGAGGTTGGCCGGACCCGAGTCCGCTAAAGCGCAGCAACTCCTTGCGCAACGTGAGGCCGAGTACGCAGAGATAAATATGAAGGCCCAGTTTATCAAGAGCGAGCTGGATGAAGCGCTCTATTGGGTGGAGCATGCCATCCAGAGCAAACAGGACAGCACAAAGCCCCGAGCGAAGGCGGCAGCGATTGAAAAGCAGTTGCAAGGACTCACCGCGCAGGTGAATATGGCGAATACGCGGATGGAGGAAGCGCGGGAGGCCGTCAAGCGGTTTCAGGCCGATGTGGATGCCATTCAGGCCAGGATTGACGAGCTGTCTGCCCCGGTGATGACGCTTGAGCGACGATTGGAGTCAATCAGGGCTCGTCCCCTCGAGGTCAAGCAGATTGTGGTGGAGGGCTTGGCGACCAACGAGTTCAAAGAGCCTATCCTGACCGTAGATCGCTGCACCACATGCCATCTTGCGATCGATCGGCCCGGGTTTGAGCAGGCCAGGCAGCCCTTTCGTACCCATCCGTATCGGGAGGTCCTGTTTGGCCAGCATCTGATCACCCGATTCGGTTGCACATCGTGCCACCAGGGACAGGGGCCGACCCTCGATGTTGAGGCGGCGCACGGCGAGGTCCTTCACTGGGCGCGTCCGCTGCTGCGGGGCGACTTCGTACAGACGAGTTGCAGAAAGTGCCATGCTGAAAAGAAGGAGTTCGCCCTGGCGCCCATCTATTCGCGCGGCAGACAGATGGTGGAGGAGCTTGGCTGTTTCGGGTGTCACATGATGGCGGGATTCGAGAAGGTTCAGAAAGTGGGACCGGATCTGACGCGGATCGCCAACAAGGTCGATCCGAGCTGGCTGGTTCGGTGGATTAACAAGCCGAGAGGGTACCTTCCTAAGACGAAGATGCCTAATTTTGGCCTGTCTGATGAGGACGCATTGAGCATCGCCGCCTATCTTCTCAATACGTCCCAGCCTATTCCGGAGCTTCATGGCGAGTTCAAGGCTCCCGCTTCAGTGGAACGTGGAAGGGAGATCGTAAGCACGGTTGGCTGCCTCGGCTGTCATCGGGTCCCTGGTTTGGAGGCGAAGATCCCGCCAGCCGGCGCTTCGCCCGCTGTGCCGTCGGTCCATACCCTCGCAGTGCCGCCGGATAGCGAAAAAGAAGCACCGGGGGGAGCCGCCAAGACCGCGTCTGAACCGAAACCGATGAAAGCCTGGTTGGTCGCGCCTCCTCCCTCGCCGGAGAATCAGGATTTCGCGCCGGATCTCTCAAAGATAGCCAGCAAGGTGAACGCGGATTGGCTGTTCGCCTGGGTCAAGAATCCGAAACAGTTTCGGCCAACCACCCGGATGCCCAATCTGCGCCTCTCCGACGACGATGCTCGGGCAGTGACCGCCTTCCTGATGACGCTAGGGCAGAAACAAAGGGTTGGCGGTCTGGAGCAGGAGGTGAGGAAGGCCGAGCGGATCGCGGCGGGTGAGCGCCTGATTCGCAAGCGGGGCTGTTTTGGCTGTCACGACATCAAAGGGTTTGAGACGTCGGAGAAGATTGCGCCGGATCTCAGCAACTTCAGCCAGAAGCGATTGCAGGAGCTGTTCTTCGGTGAGGCAGTCCAGGTGAAGCAGACCTGGCAGGATTACACCTTCTGGAAGCTGAAGAATCCCAGGATTTATGCCACCGAACGGGTAGAGCAGTTGATGCCGAACTTCGGCTTCACCGACGAAGAAGCGAAGACGCTGAGGGTCTTTCTCAAGAGCCTCAGCACCGAGCGTGTTCAGCCGCAGTTCCAGCGAAGCCCTTCCGATGAGGAGCTGGCTATTCAGAACGGGCGAACCCTTGTGAAACGCTACAACTGTAACGGGTGTCACGTCATCGAGGGGCAGGGTGGCGCAATTGCTCCGTTCTACGCCAACGAGACCAGGATTCCGCCTCCCCTTGAGGTGGGGATGATGCATGAGGGGGAGAAAGTTCAGGCCACCTGGCTGTACCAATTCCTTGGACGACCTGTACCACTCAGGCCGTGGCTTGACGTCCGGATGCCGACATTCGGCCTCAGCATCGAGGAAGCCACCACCCTGACGAAGTATTTCGCGGTGATGGGCAAGCAGCAGGTTCCCTATGAGTACGTCTCGGTGGGGGAGCCGGCCCCTGAGCTGATGAAGGCCGGTCGATTGCTGATGTCGAAGGACTACTTTGACTGTTTCACCTGCCACCAGCAGGGTGAGAAGAAGCCCGAGGGCCCGTCGGAGGGCTGGGCGCCGGATCTCAGCCTGGCCAAGCGCCGATTGCGGCCGATCTGGATCGGCAAGTGGCTGAAGGATCCGCAGAAGATCCAGCCCGGAACCAAGATGCCCAGCTACTATCCGGACGGTCCGGACGATATTCTTGGGGGGAAGGAAGACCGACAGATTCAGGCGATCACTGAATACCTGATGCACCTGGGAGAGAACTGA
- a CDS encoding carboxypeptidase regulatory-like domain-containing protein — MRRKRELIAATVMAGFFLGTVAQALAYEGGEVKDGGTITGTIKFAGTPPVRKELQVTKDKEVCGKDKHLSWDLIVGPQKGIENAVVRLIDVNKGEKWATTKATVDQHGCVYVPHVVVLPAGGTLDILNSDGILHNIHTYSSVNASINKAQPKFKKVLTEKFEKPEIVKVTCDAHSWMLGWLIVSDHPYVAVTNDKGEFTLKNVPPGNYKLEVWQETLGKKVQNITVKPKQETKLAIELAK, encoded by the coding sequence ATGCGCAGGAAGCGCGAACTGATTGCAGCGACCGTAATGGCGGGATTCTTCCTTGGGACCGTTGCTCAGGCCCTGGCTTATGAGGGCGGCGAGGTGAAAGACGGCGGGACGATCACCGGTACGATTAAATTTGCCGGGACCCCACCAGTCAGGAAAGAGCTCCAAGTGACCAAAGATAAGGAGGTCTGCGGCAAGGATAAGCACCTGAGCTGGGATCTCATTGTCGGTCCTCAGAAAGGCATTGAGAATGCTGTAGTGCGATTGATTGATGTGAACAAAGGGGAGAAGTGGGCGACCACGAAGGCAACAGTGGATCAGCATGGGTGTGTGTATGTGCCCCATGTCGTCGTGCTTCCGGCTGGTGGCACGCTGGATATCCTGAACAGCGATGGGATCCTCCACAACATCCATACCTATAGCTCGGTGAACGCATCGATCAATAAGGCCCAGCCGAAGTTCAAGAAGGTACTGACTGAGAAGTTCGAGAAACCAGAGATTGTCAAGGTGACCTGTGATGCCCACAGTTGGATGCTTGGCTGGCTCATTGTCTCCGACCATCCGTACGTGGCTGTTACCAACGACAAGGGTGAGTTCACCCTCAAAAATGTTCCACCGGGAAACTATAAGCTCGAGGTCTGGCAGGAGACACTCGGTAAGAAGGTGCAGAACATTACCGTCAAGCCGAAGCAGGAGACCAAGCTCGCTATCGAACTGGCAAAATAG
- a CDS encoding form I ribulose bisphosphate carboxylase large subunit codes for MAGAAKAGTNKDPKDRYKAGGVVPYKQMGYWRPEYTPKDTDVIAVFRITPQDGVDPDEAAAAVAGESSTATWTVVWTDRLTDHDAYRGKAYRVDPVPGSPGQYFAYIAYDLDLFEDGSIVNVSASIIGNVFGFKPLKALRLEDMRFPVAYLKTFQGPPTGIVVERERLDKFGRPLLGATIKPKLGLSGKNYGRVVYEALKGGLDFTKDDENINSQAFMHWRDRFLFAMEGVNRASAATGEVKGHYLNISAATMEDIYERAEFAKELGSVIIMIDLVIGYTAIQSISKWARKNDMMLHLHRAGHSTYTRQKTHGVNFRVICKWMRMAGVDHIHAGTVIGKLEGDPYMVKGFYDTLRETHTPMNLQNGLFFDQDWAALRKVMPVASGGIHAGQMHQLLHYFGEDVVLQFGGGTIGHPTGIAAGATANRVALEAMVQARNEGRDYFNEGPEILANAARWCQPLRTALEVWKDITFNYASTDTADFVPTTTAV; via the coding sequence ATGGCAGGAGCAGCTAAGGCAGGAACCAACAAGGATCCAAAAGACCGGTATAAAGCGGGAGGTGTAGTCCCTTACAAGCAGATGGGGTATTGGCGGCCGGAATACACGCCGAAGGACACCGACGTGATTGCGGTGTTCCGAATCACTCCCCAGGATGGTGTGGATCCGGACGAGGCGGCCGCGGCCGTGGCGGGCGAATCGTCCACTGCCACCTGGACAGTAGTGTGGACCGACCGTCTCACCGATCACGATGCCTATCGCGGTAAGGCGTACAGGGTCGATCCTGTCCCGGGCAGCCCGGGTCAGTATTTCGCCTACATCGCCTACGATCTGGACCTGTTTGAAGATGGCTCGATCGTCAACGTGAGCGCCTCCATTATCGGCAATGTCTTCGGCTTCAAGCCGCTCAAGGCGCTACGTCTGGAAGATATGCGGTTCCCTGTGGCCTACCTCAAGACCTTTCAGGGTCCGCCTACCGGGATCGTCGTGGAGCGCGAGCGTCTGGATAAGTTCGGCCGTCCGCTGCTGGGCGCCACCATCAAGCCGAAGCTGGGGCTGTCCGGTAAAAACTACGGCCGCGTCGTGTATGAGGCGCTCAAAGGCGGCCTCGACTTCACCAAGGACGACGAGAACATCAACTCTCAGGCGTTTATGCACTGGCGCGACCGTTTCCTTTTCGCGATGGAAGGGGTCAACCGCGCCTCAGCCGCTACCGGCGAGGTGAAGGGGCATTACCTCAATATCAGCGCCGCCACCATGGAAGATATATATGAGCGCGCCGAGTTCGCCAAGGAGTTGGGCAGCGTCATTATTATGATCGATCTGGTGATCGGCTACACCGCGATCCAGTCAATATCCAAGTGGGCGCGGAAAAACGATATGATGCTGCACCTGCACAGGGCAGGCCATTCGACCTATACCCGTCAGAAGACTCATGGCGTCAACTTCCGCGTCATCTGCAAATGGATGCGCATGGCGGGGGTGGACCATATCCACGCCGGAACCGTCATCGGCAAGCTTGAAGGCGACCCGTATATGGTCAAGGGGTTCTACGATACCCTGCGGGAAACCCATACCCCGATGAACCTGCAAAATGGCCTGTTCTTTGATCAGGACTGGGCGGCGCTCCGCAAGGTCATGCCGGTCGCCTCAGGCGGCATCCACGCCGGACAGATGCACCAGTTGCTCCACTACTTTGGAGAAGACGTGGTGCTCCAGTTCGGCGGCGGGACTATCGGTCATCCGACCGGCATCGCGGCGGGCGCGACGGCCAACCGGGTAGCCCTGGAAGCGATGGTCCAGGCACGCAACGAGGGCCGCGATTACTTCAACGAAGGCCCGGAGATCCTGGCGAATGCCGCACGGTGGTGCCAGCCATTGCGGACGGCACTGGAAGTATGGAAGGATATTACCTTCAACTATGCCTCGACCGATACCGCGGACTTTGTTCCGACGACAACGGCCGTGTAG
- a CDS encoding ribulose bisphosphate carboxylase small subunit, whose product MRITQGTFSFLADLTDDQIRKQVEYALHNKWAVSVEFTDDPHPRNTFWEMWGLPMFDLEDPAGIMYEIDACRKAYPNHYIKVNAFDHNKGWETIRLSFIVHRPPHEPGFGLVRQEVKGRTVNYVVHSYATDKPEGQRYTD is encoded by the coding sequence ATGCGAATTACCCAAGGCACGTTCTCGTTCCTGGCTGATCTGACCGACGACCAGATCAGAAAACAGGTGGAGTATGCGTTACACAATAAATGGGCCGTCAGTGTCGAGTTTACGGATGACCCGCACCCCCGCAATACGTTCTGGGAGATGTGGGGCTTGCCGATGTTCGACCTGGAAGACCCGGCGGGGATCATGTATGAGATCGATGCCTGCCGTAAGGCCTATCCCAACCACTATATCAAGGTGAACGCCTTCGACCATAACAAAGGCTGGGAAACTATCCGGCTGTCGTTCATTGTCCACCGGCCGCCGCATGAGCCGGGCTTTGGCCTTGTGCGCCAGGAAGTCAAAGGCCGCACTGTCAACTATGTCGTGCACAGCTATGCTACCGATAAACCGGAAGGCCAGCGATATACGGACTGA
- the fbp gene encoding class 1 fructose-bisphosphatase, whose amino-acid sequence MMGDPMINRGITLTRHLLDDRTPLEGALGALLIKIGSASKQVAREVNRAALHGRLGYTGEINVQGEQIAQLDLWSNDMLVDALKETGLVCTIVSEEMEAPLHVDRNCHPGSYVVCFDPVDGSSNIDINGTVGTIFSVRHRRGHGPEHMAADILRKGTEQVAAGYVMYGPSTMFIYAAGDAVHGFTWDHTADDYLLSHPDIRIPRRGKTYSVNCGNYHRWLEPTRRAVDYLSTPDKATGRPYSLRYVGSMVADLHRTLLEGGIFMYPGEAGGGKNANGKLRLLYEVAPMAYIVEQAGGRASTGDERILDIEPSAYHQRAPIIIGSPDDVALVEEFYQGKR is encoded by the coding sequence ATGATGGGAGATCCCATGATCAATAGAGGCATCACCCTTACCCGTCATCTGCTGGACGACCGGACGCCGCTGGAGGGCGCTCTGGGCGCGCTGCTCATCAAGATCGGCTCCGCCTCGAAGCAGGTGGCGCGGGAGGTCAACCGGGCAGCGCTGCACGGCAGATTGGGCTATACCGGAGAGATCAACGTTCAGGGGGAGCAGATCGCCCAGCTCGATCTCTGGTCGAATGATATGCTCGTGGATGCGCTGAAGGAGACCGGCCTCGTCTGTACGATAGTCTCAGAGGAGATGGAGGCGCCGCTGCATGTCGATCGTAACTGCCATCCCGGAAGCTATGTGGTCTGCTTCGACCCGGTTGATGGCTCGTCGAACATCGACATCAACGGGACAGTGGGGACGATCTTTTCGGTGCGGCATCGGCGTGGTCATGGGCCGGAGCATATGGCGGCGGATATCCTGCGAAAGGGCACCGAACAGGTGGCGGCCGGCTATGTGATGTATGGTCCCAGCACCATGTTTATCTATGCCGCGGGCGATGCCGTGCACGGTTTTACATGGGATCATACGGCGGACGATTACCTGCTGTCGCATCCTGATATTCGGATTCCGCGACGGGGAAAAACGTACAGTGTGAACTGCGGGAACTACCATCGCTGGTTAGAGCCAACTCGCCGCGCGGTCGATTATCTGAGCACGCCGGACAAAGCGACAGGTCGCCCGTATTCGCTCCGCTATGTCGGGTCGATGGTGGCTGACCTGCACCGCACGCTGCTCGAGGGCGGAATCTTCATGTATCCGGGTGAAGCCGGCGGGGGCAAGAATGCCAACGGGAAGCTCCGACTGCTCTATGAGGTCGCGCCGATGGCCTACATCGTGGAGCAGGCTGGGGGACGGGCCAGTACCGGCGATGAGCGGATCCTGGATATTGAACCGTCGGCGTATCACCAGCGTGCGCCGATCATCATCGGCAGTCCCGATGACGTGGCTCTAGTCGAGGAGTTCTACCAGGGGAAGCGGTAG
- a CDS encoding transposase, protein MVETPRLQAKRRVWAYGRAPTYRLGAHTTCDLQVHVIWIPKYRKPLLVGPVAIRVRDLIRQIAIEHEL, encoded by the coding sequence ATGGTGGAAACCCCTCGCCTTCAGGCGAAACGAAGAGTGTGGGCGTATGGGCGTGCGCCAACATATCGCCTGGGCGCGCACACGACATGCGATCTCCAGGTCCACGTGATCTGGATCCCCAAGTATCGGAAGCCGCTGCTCGTGGGACCGGTCGCCATTCGTGTGCGCGATCTCATCCGCCAGATCGCCATCGAGCATGAGCTGTAG
- the rpiA gene encoding ribose-5-phosphate isomerase RpiA: protein MIQQPHPNNQQLSPNAPGTPRAQSSMESIALEFIKDGDVVGLGTGRAATAFVRALGDAVKTGLRVTAVSTSQVTAALAAQLGIPLATLDEVSSIDVTFDGADEVDPRLDLIKGYGGALIREKIVAASSRRLVILVGAEKLVPVLGSRGILPVEVVPFGLPLCRRRLAELGCRPAIREQNGQPFVTDNGNHILDCSISPLPDPASFEQTILGIPGVVGTGLFIGMADTVLVQDSDTVSVQHRGDR from the coding sequence ATGATCCAGCAACCGCATCCCAACAATCAACAGTTGTCCCCCAATGCCCCCGGCACGCCGAGGGCTCAGTCGTCCATGGAGAGCATAGCCCTCGAGTTCATCAAGGACGGCGATGTGGTCGGTCTGGGTACCGGACGGGCGGCGACCGCATTCGTCCGCGCCTTGGGTGATGCGGTGAAGACAGGTCTTCGGGTCACGGCGGTTTCGACTTCGCAGGTAACGGCCGCGTTAGCGGCGCAGCTTGGGATACCGCTGGCGACGCTCGACGAGGTGTCAAGTATCGACGTTACCTTTGATGGCGCGGATGAGGTTGACCCTCGACTCGATCTGATCAAGGGGTATGGCGGCGCGTTGATTCGGGAAAAGATCGTGGCCGCCTCATCACGACGGCTGGTTATCCTGGTAGGCGCCGAAAAGCTGGTACCGGTCCTGGGGAGCCGTGGCATCCTTCCAGTAGAAGTCGTGCCGTTCGGGCTGCCCCTCTGCAGGCGCCGTCTTGCAGAACTCGGATGCCGGCCGGCGATCCGCGAGCAGAATGGACAGCCGTTTGTAACCGACAACGGTAATCATATTCTTGACTGCAGTATCTCGCCGCTTCCCGACCCGGCCTCTTTCGAGCAAACGATTCTTGGAATTCCTGGAGTGGTCGGAACGGGGCTCTTTATCGGGATGGCTGACACGGTCCTGGTGCAGGACAGTGATACCGTCAGCGTGCAACACCGCGGAGACCGATGA